One Coccinella septempunctata chromosome 1, icCocSept1.1, whole genome shotgun sequence DNA window includes the following coding sequences:
- the LOC123316553 gene encoding uncharacterized protein LOC123316553: MTEYQQTDSDVFCNEYACEANEQEDKPSPVQSYCSNFKSGYMPVNPEYIEKLQFTGRKTFAFWTLVVILIILAIGNLCLTFIILSVLRLGGNMESIEFIQKQDAIKFFGETDLGHLYKRNGKIEGFKDVPIEVSSQDSSVIFSLSSKFGRVSTKFKMNQNSTTFDSINKFVVRDENDKLIYSSVDPSFNSIKSANNLKTKLTLTNRITSPLKEDLNIQGKLVNFKGAEGTTINGKLVFWSADQDLHFKTVNGSIIMTSKKDIFINMKNVPTGALKQNNHLRTQNQYKICVCMPQGKLFRIPVSGLNSVVSCNHVNMSPQHNPCY; encoded by the coding sequence ATGACCGAATATCAACAAACAGACTCCGACGTCTTCTGCAACGAGTACGCTTGCGAGGCTAACGAACAGGAGGATAAACCGTCGCCGGTGCAAAGTTACTGCAGCAACTTCAAGAGCGGCTACATGCCCGTCAACCCCGAATACATAGAGAAACTGCAGTTCACCGGAAGGAAGACCTTCGCTTTCTGGACTTTGGTCGTCATACTCATCATACTGGCGATCGGTAACCTATGTTTGACCTTCATTATACTGAGCGTTCTTCGTTTGGGCGGTAACATGGAATCCATAGAGTTCATACAGAAGCAAGACGCTATAAAGTTCTTCGGCGAGACCGATCTGGGTCACCTTTACAAGAGGAACGGAAAGATCGAAGGTTTCAAGGATGTGCCCATCGAGGTTTCATCTCAAGACAGCTCGGTCATCTTCAGTCTCTCCTCGAAATTCGGAAGAGTGTCCACCAAGTTCAAGATGAACCAAAACTCTACCACCTTCGACAGCATCAACAAATTCGTGGTGAGAGACGAAAATGACAAACTCATCTATTCGTCGGTAGACCCCTCTTTCAACTCCATCAAGAGCGCCAATAATCTGAAGACCAAACTGACCCTAACGAACAGAATCACCAGTCCCCTGAAGGAAGATTTGAATATCCAGGGCAAATTGGTTAATTTCAAAGGAGCGGAAGGGACGACTATAAACGGAAAATTGGTGTTCTGGAGCGCAGATCAGGACTTGCATTTCAAAACGGTAAACGGTTCCATCATAATGACCAGTAAGAAAGACATCTTCATCAACATGAAGAACGTGCCTACCGGGGCTCTGAAGCAGAATAATCACCTGAGGACTCAGAATCAGTACAAAATTTGTGTGTGCATGCCGCAAGGAAAGTTGTTCAGAATACCCGTTTCTGGGTTGAATTCGGTTGTATCTTGTAATCATGTGAATATGTCACCTCAACATAATCCGTgttattga
- the LOC123316547 gene encoding protein I'm not dead yet-like, with product MGFGRDLLFAIRIYWRAAFSIIWPIVLLPIIIIDYSEHKRCLYVVLLMTGYWITEAIHMAVTSLIPILLFPIFSLMHTDDVCKSYMKDANVMFITGMILAISVEYSRLHERLALAAIDVIGVSPRKLHLGIMWITAFISLWISNTAATAIMIPIVATILMQLEEQGIGTIYEPTEEPYVSQVQMEDTRKPTRSTMCYNISAAYAASIGGMGTLIGTGTNLTFKGIFETMFKDGPGVDFGYFMLITIPIVIVLLVFATLILQLWFLGLLRPKSKDAQSISIGPDGIAISKQVISERRKQLGPMTFHEIAVLTCFILAICLWITRDPQIFPGWAEQLTELKVQDGAVGAVVVLLLFCIPAQPNFLYAFSEDEEKRPKGPSTGLVTWKFIYRRMPWGLIFLIGSGFAIADAAKSSKMNDYIVYNMGDLAGLNHYTIMVIGCFAAGLLTQVTSNVAIANITLPIMAEMSRKFQIHPLHVMYPVCLACSFAYTLPVSTPPNAIAAASCNMRTYQMMIIGVFLLIMSWLVLFATAPFLAGLVWDFHSFPDWAQQKDNETYR from the coding sequence ATGGGTTTTGGCAGAGATCTGCTCTTCGCAATCCGTATATACTGGAGAGCGGCGTTCAGCATAATCTGGCCCATCGTCCTGCTCCCCATCATAATAATCGACTATAGCGAGCACAAGCGATGTCTCTACGTGGTGCTCTTGATGACCGGTTACTGGATCACCGAAGCTATCCACATGGCCGTAACTTCCCTGATACCGATTCTCCTCTTCCCGATATTCAGCCTGATGCACACCGACGACGTCTGCAAGAGCTATATGAAAGACGCGAACGTGATGTTCATAACCGGGATGATCCTGGCTATATCCGTCGAATACTCTAGATTGCACGAGAGGTTGGCACTTGCGGCCATCGACGTCATCGGAGTCAGTCCGAGGAAGCTGCACCTGGGTATAATGTGGATAACGGCTTTCATCTCGTTGTGGATATCTAACACCGCAGCCACGGCCATCATGATACCAATCGTAGCCACCATACTGATGCAATTGGAAGAACAAGGAATAGGTACCATTTACGAACCAACGGAAGAACCTTACGTCTCCCAGGTACAGATGGAAGATACTAGAAAACCCACACGTTCTACCATGTGTTATAACATAAGCGCGGCATACGCAGCATCTATAGGTGGCATGGGGACTCTTATAGGGACCGGTACCAATCTAACCTTCAAAGGGATCTTCGAAACGATGTTCAAAGATGGACCTGGTGTGGATTTCGGGTATTTCATGCTGATAACCATACCCATAGTTATCGTCTTACTCGTTTTCGCGACCCTGATCCTTCAGCTGTGGTTTCTCGGTCTGTTAAGGCCAAAATCTAAAGACGCTCAGAGTATCTCGATAGGACCAGACGGTATAGCCATATCGAAACAGGTGATCTCCGAGCGTAGGAAGCAGTTGGGACCGATGACTTTCCACGAAATAGCGGTATTGACGTGTTTCATCCTGGCGATTTGTTTATGGATAACCAGAGACCCCCAAATCTTCCCCGGCTGGGCCGAACAACTCACGGAATTGAAGGTGCAAGACGGCGCCGTCGGTGCCGTCGTGGTTCTCCTGCTTTTCTGCATACCGGCCCAACCGAACTTCCTCTACGCGTTCAGCGAGGACGAAGAAAAGAGGCCCAAAGGACCTTCCACTGGTTTGGTCACCTGGAAGTTCATCTACAGGAGAATGCCGtgggggttgatatttttgatcgGAAGCGGTTTCGCGATCGCCGACGCTGCCAAATCTAGCAAGATGAACGATTACATCGTGTACAACATGGGCGATTTGGCCGGGTTGAATCATTACACCATCATGGTTATAGGATGTTTCGCAGCCGGACTGTTgacccaggtgaccagtaacgTGGCCATAGCCAACATCACCCTGCCGATAATGGCGGAAATGTCGAGGAAGTTCCAGATTCATCCGTTGCACGTTATGTATCCGGTATGTCTGGCTTGTTCGTTCGCGTACACGCTTCCGGTGTCTACTCCACCGAACGCCATAGCCGCCGCATCGTGCAACATGAGAACATATCAGATGATGATCATCGGGGTTTTTCTCCTGATAATGTCTTGGTTGGTCTTGTTTGCCACTGCGCCGTTTTTGGCAGGACTCGTGTGggattttcacagttttcccgATTGGGCCCAGCAGAAGGACAACGAGACGTATCGCTGA
- the LOC123316560 gene encoding uncharacterized protein LOC123316560 codes for MLLGPAWHLHTCRGPSRLNNEKTFVRRREIHERRREKLLTFSRKRKENSKLRDYKKPHCFTIEDGRMRLKKIHNYFYQMQGQLNICKQIFCDFVLYSDDDFQIERIECDEALWKNIILPKLEKFYMNCILPELIDGRIPRGMRARDKNETRQ; via the exons ATGCTGCTGGGTCCTGCCTGGCACCTACACACTTGCAGAGGTCCTTCAAGGCTGAACAATGAAAAAACATTCGTTAGGAGGAGGGAAATTCATGAAAGGAGAAGAGAGAAATTATTGACCTTTTcaagaaagagaaaagaaaactCT AAGCTAAGGGACTACAAGAAACCGCACTGCTTCACCATCGAGGATGGTAGAATGAG gctgaaaaaaattcataattatttttaCCAAATGCAAGGACAATtgaatatctgtaaacaaattttttgCGATTTCGTTCTATATTCAGATGATGATTTTCAAATAGAAAGAATAGAATGTGACGAGGCACTATGGAAAAATATCATCTTGCCAAAGCTGGAGAAGTTCTATATGAATTGCATTCTTCCTGAATTAATAGATGGGAGAATACCAAGAGGAATGCGGGCACGGGATAAAAATGAAACACggcaataa